In Helicobacter pylori Shi112, the genomic window TATTGAAAAGCCCAACACGGAGTTTGGGTATATTGAAAGCCCTAATGGTTTAGATGTCAAGCACTTCATTGAAAAGCCAAGCCTAGAAAAAGCGATAGAGTTTCAAAAAAGCGGGGGTTTTTATTTCAATAGCGGCATGTTTGTTTTCCAAGCGGGCGTTTTTTTAGACGAATTGAAAAAGCATGCCCCTACTATTTTAAAGGGGTGCGAAAGAGCGTTTGAATCTTTGGAGAGGGCGTCTTTTTTTGAAAAAAAGATCGCTCGTTTGAGCGAAAAGAGCATGCAAGATTTAGAAGATGTGAGCGTGGATATAGCTTTAATGCAACAAAGCCACAAGATCAAAATGGTAGGATTAAACGCCAAGTGGAGCGATTTAGGGAATTTTAACGCTCTCTTTGAAGAAGTGGCTAACGATCCTAAAGAAAATGTCAGCCTGAATCAAACGCCTGTTTTTGCCAAAGAGAGCCAGAATAATTTAGTGTTTTCCCATAAAGTGAGCGCTCTTTTAGGGGTTGAGAATTTAGCCATCATTGACACCAAAGACGCTCTTTTAATCGCTCATAAAGACAAGGCTAAAGATTTAAAAGCTTTAGTGAGCGAGGTGGAAGCAAACAACCAAGAATTGTTGCAAACGCACACTAAAGTGTATCGCCCTTGGGGGAGCTATGAAGTCTTGCATGAGAGCGGGTGTTACAAGGTTAAGATTTTAGAAGTCAAACCTAACGCAAGGCTTTCTTTACAAAAGCATTTCCACAGGAGCGAGCACTGGGTGGTGATTAGCGGGATGGCGAGCGTGGAGTTGGATCGCCAATCGTTTGAATTGCAAGCTAACGAATCCACTTATATCCCTAAAAACACCTTACACCGCCTGGCTAATTACGGCAAAATCCCTTTAACCATCATAGAAGTTCAAGTGGGCGAGTATGTCGGTGAAGACGATATTGTAAGGGTTGATGACGATTTTAACAGACAAAATCAAGGAAAATAAATAAAGGAAAAATAATGAAAGAAAAAATCGCTTTAATCACCGGGGTTACCGGGCAAGATGGGAGCTATCTGGCTGAATACTTGCTGAATTTGGGTTATGAAGTGCATGGGTTAAAAAGGCGCTCTTCTAGCATCAACACTTCTAGGATCGATCATTTGTATGAAGATTTGCACAGCGAGCACAAAAGGCGTTTTTTCCTGCACTATGGGGATATGACCGATAGCTCTAATCTTATCCATTTAATCGCTACCACTAAACCTACAGAGATTTATAATTTAGCCGCTCAAAGCCATGTGAAAGTCTCTTTTGAAACCCCAGAATACACCGCTAACGCTGATGGTATTGGCACGCTAAGGATTTTAGAAGCCATGCGGATTTTAGGCTTAGAAAAGAAAACACGATTTTATCAAGCCAGCACGAGCGAATTGTATGGCGAAGTTTTAGAAACCCCACAAAACGAAAACACCCCCTTTAACCCACGAAGCCCCTATGCGGTCGCTAAAATGTATGCCTTTTACATCACCAAAAATTACAGAGAGGCCTATAACTTGTTTGCGGTTAATGGCATTCTTTTTAACCATGAAAGTAAAGTAAGGGGCGAAACTTTTGTCACTCGTAAAATCACACGAGCCGCTAGCGCGATAGCGTATAACTTAACGGATTGCTTGTATTTAGGGAATTTAGACGCTAAAAGAGATTGGGGGCATGCCAAAGATTATGTGAAAATGATGCATTTAATGCTCCAAGCACCCATTCCACAAGATTATGTGATCGCTACAGGCAAGACCACAAGCGTGCGCGATTTTGTGAAAATGAGCTTTGAATTTATCGGTATTAGTTTAGAATTTCAAAACACAGGGGTTAAAGAAATCGGTTTGATTAAAAGCGTTGATGAAAAAAGAGCGAACGCTTTAAAATTAAACTTAAGCCATTTAAAAACAGGCCAAATCGTGGTGCGCATAGACGAGCGCTATTTCAGGCCTACTGAAGTGGATTTGCTTTTAGGCGATCCCACTAAGGCGGAAAAAGAGCTAGGTTGGGTTAGGGAATACGATTTAAAAGAGTTGGTTAAGGACATGTTAGAATACGATTTAAAAGAATGCCAGAAAAACCTTTACTTGCAAGATGGGGGTTATATTTTAAGGAATTTTTATGAATGAGATTATTTTAATCACCGGTGCCTATGGCATGGTGGGGCAGAACACGGCGTTGTATTTAAAAAAAAATAAGCCTGATGTTACTCTACTCACCCCTAAAAAGAGCGAATTGTATTTACTAGATAAAGACAATGTTCAAGCTTATTTGAAAGAATACAAGCCTACAGGCATTATCCATTGCGCCGGGAGAGTGGGGGGCATTGTCGCTAACATGAACGATCTTTCAGCTTACATGGTTGAGAATTTATTGATGGGCTTGTACCTCTTTTCTAGCGCTTTAGATTTGGGCGTGAAGAAAGCCATTAACCTAGCGAGCTCTTGCGCTTACCCTAAATTCGCCCCCAACCCTTTAAAAGAGAGCGATTTATTGAACGGATCTTTAGAGCCAACGAACGAAGGCTACGCATTAGCCAAACTCTCTGTGATGAAGTATTGCGAGTATGTGAGCGCTGAAAAAGGCGTTTTTTATAAAACCCTAGTGCCTTGCAACCTTTATGGCGAGTTTGACAAGTTTGAAGAAAAAATAGCGCACATGATACCCGGGCTTATTGCTAGGATGCACACCGCTAAATTAAAAAATGAAAAAGAGTTTGCGATGTGGGGCGATGGCACGGCCAGAAGAGAATATCTAAACGCTAAAGATTTAGCCAGGTTCATTTCTCTAGCTTATGAGAATATCGCTTCAATCCCTAGCGTGATGAATGTCGGCTCTGGCGTGGATTACAGCATTGAAGAGTATTACAAAATGGTCGCTCAGGTTTTAGATTATAAGGGCGCATTTGTGAAAGACTTGTCCAAACCAGTGGGCATGCAGCAAAAGCTTATGGATATTTCCAAACAAAAGGCTTTAAAATGGGAATTAGAAATCCCTTTAGAGCAGGGCATCAAAGAAGCTTATGAGTATTATTTGAAGCTTTTAGAGGTTTGAAATAAAATCAAGGCTCTTATAGGGTTATAAAAACGCTCCGCTATTAAGCATTAGGCTAGCGGTAGTTGCGATATTGTGATTATTTGGCTTTAAACAAGCTTTGAGCCATTAAAAGGGGTTTGGTGTGCGCTTCGCTCTCAATTCCAAGCGCTTTTTTATCATCAAGCCCGCTTTTTTGTAACACCCGCCATTAACCCTCTTTTATTGCAAGTTTTCTAGATTGATTATAGTGATTTTAGAGGGTAGGGCTAGAGGGGTTTTAAAAAGTGCCTTAGCCTTAACAAATCCTAGGCAATAATTCGCCTTCTGGCATCTCTAAGATCCTTTCAAAACCCCATGCGTTCTTTAAAACCACGCTAGGATAGGGGTTTTCAAACACTCCGCCAATCACGCAAGCGTTTTTAGCTTTCTCGTTACTTTTTAAAATTTCTAAGGCTTTAGGGGCGTCTTTTTGATTGATTGCTAAAACAAACACCCCCTCATTGGCTAACGCGTAGGGTTCTAGCCCTAAAATCTCACAAATCCCTTTAGTTTCTTCTTTTAAGGGGATTTTTTCTTC contains:
- a CDS encoding mannose-1-phosphate guanylyltransferase/mannose-6-phosphate isomerase — encoded protein: MKIKNILLSGGSGKRLWPLSRSLYPKQFLKLFGNESLFELSFKRNASLVDETLIVCNEKHYFLALEEIESEIKNKSVGFLLESLSKNTANAIALSALMSEREDSLIVTPSDHLIKDIQAYGNAIKKAIDLAQKGFLVTFGINIEKPNTEFGYIESPNGLDVKHFIEKPSLEKAIEFQKSGGFYFNSGMFVFQAGVFLDELKKHAPTILKGCERAFESLERASFFEKKIARLSEKSMQDLEDVSVDIALMQQSHKIKMVGLNAKWSDLGNFNALFEEVANDPKENVSLNQTPVFAKESQNNLVFSHKVSALLGVENLAIIDTKDALLIAHKDKAKDLKALVSEVEANNQELLQTHTKVYRPWGSYEVLHESGCYKVKILEVKPNARLSLQKHFHRSEHWVVISGMASVELDRQSFELQANESTYIPKNTLHRLANYGKIPLTIIEVQVGEYVGEDDIVRVDDDFNRQNQGK
- the gmd gene encoding GDP-mannose 4,6-dehydratase, translating into MKEKIALITGVTGQDGSYLAEYLLNLGYEVHGLKRRSSSINTSRIDHLYEDLHSEHKRRFFLHYGDMTDSSNLIHLIATTKPTEIYNLAAQSHVKVSFETPEYTANADGIGTLRILEAMRILGLEKKTRFYQASTSELYGEVLETPQNENTPFNPRSPYAVAKMYAFYITKNYREAYNLFAVNGILFNHESKVRGETFVTRKITRAASAIAYNLTDCLYLGNLDAKRDWGHAKDYVKMMHLMLQAPIPQDYVIATGKTTSVRDFVKMSFEFIGISLEFQNTGVKEIGLIKSVDEKRANALKLNLSHLKTGQIVVRIDERYFRPTEVDLLLGDPTKAEKELGWVREYDLKELVKDMLEYDLKECQKNLYLQDGGYILRNFYE
- a CDS encoding GDP-L-fucose synthase family protein, which encodes MNEIILITGAYGMVGQNTALYLKKNKPDVTLLTPKKSELYLLDKDNVQAYLKEYKPTGIIHCAGRVGGIVANMNDLSAYMVENLLMGLYLFSSALDLGVKKAINLASSCAYPKFAPNPLKESDLLNGSLEPTNEGYALAKLSVMKYCEYVSAEKGVFYKTLVPCNLYGEFDKFEEKIAHMIPGLIARMHTAKLKNEKEFAMWGDGTARREYLNAKDLARFISLAYENIASIPSVMNVGSGVDYSIEEYYKMVAQVLDYKGAFVKDLSKPVGMQQKLMDISKQKALKWELEIPLEQGIKEAYEYYLKLLEV